From one Nocardioides sp. Kera G14 genomic stretch:
- a CDS encoding MCE family protein, whose translation MIRRLLRCLAGIIAAGLFLSGCSFDVYDLPLPGGADTGDNPITLTVQFADVLDLVPDSSVKVGDVTVGKVDKIRLDKGHADVALTIRKDTKLPVNAIATIRQTSLLGEKFVDLAAPASDPSPTLLKSGDTITLANSGKNPEIEEVLGALSLVLNGGGVAQLQTISVELNKALAGHEDAARDVLVQANEFATQLDTHKDDIVHAIDALDRLAKSARGQEATIDATLEQLPAALTSINGQRKDLVTMLQSLAALGDVGTRVIKASKDQVIRTFDNLQPTLTQLAAAGDHLVNAVDTIFTYPFVDEVVGRDPTVARNLHMGDYVNLSIDLQVDLSSLDLNSAVPSIINPTNVVSNLTKCLQSGSLSSQACKDLIATPGALLNLLNECKKPANRNTSLCKGLNQLPGLPNLTGTTGGILPSSVASQLNSALPGLGDALTSGLGLLRAAPGATSDGKTLTGSFTYDELSSAYDPSLVRLLVPGLAVKGAAK comes from the coding sequence ATGATCCGCCGACTCCTGCGCTGCCTCGCGGGCATCATCGCCGCCGGGCTCTTCCTGAGCGGCTGCTCCTTCGACGTCTACGACCTGCCGCTGCCGGGCGGCGCCGACACCGGCGACAACCCGATCACGCTCACCGTGCAGTTCGCCGACGTCCTCGACCTGGTGCCCGACTCGTCGGTCAAGGTCGGCGACGTCACGGTCGGCAAGGTCGACAAGATCCGGCTGGACAAGGGCCACGCGGACGTCGCCCTCACGATCCGCAAGGACACGAAGCTTCCGGTCAACGCGATCGCGACCATCCGGCAGACCAGTCTCCTCGGCGAGAAGTTCGTCGACCTCGCCGCACCGGCCAGTGACCCGAGCCCGACCCTGCTCAAGAGCGGCGACACGATCACGCTCGCCAACAGCGGCAAGAACCCCGAGATCGAGGAGGTGCTCGGCGCGCTCAGCCTGGTCCTCAACGGCGGGGGAGTGGCCCAGCTCCAGACCATCTCGGTGGAGCTCAACAAGGCCCTCGCAGGCCACGAGGACGCGGCCCGCGACGTGCTCGTCCAGGCCAACGAGTTCGCCACCCAGCTCGACACCCACAAGGACGACATCGTCCACGCCATCGACGCCCTCGACCGCCTGGCGAAGTCCGCCCGCGGTCAGGAGGCGACGATCGACGCGACGCTCGAGCAGCTGCCCGCCGCGCTCACGAGCATCAACGGCCAGCGCAAGGACCTCGTCACCATGCTGCAGTCGCTCGCCGCGCTCGGCGACGTCGGCACCCGCGTGATCAAGGCGTCCAAGGACCAGGTCATCCGCACCTTCGACAACCTGCAGCCGACGCTGACCCAGCTCGCCGCCGCCGGTGACCACCTCGTCAATGCGGTCGACACGATCTTCACCTACCCGTTCGTGGACGAGGTCGTCGGCCGGGACCCGACCGTGGCGCGCAACCTGCACATGGGTGACTACGTCAACCTCTCGATCGACCTGCAGGTCGACCTCTCCAGCCTCGACCTGAACAGCGCGGTCCCCTCGATCATCAACCCGACCAACGTGGTCAGCAACCTGACCAAGTGCCTCCAGTCCGGCAGCCTCTCCAGCCAGGCGTGCAAGGACCTGATCGCGACGCCGGGTGCGCTGCTCAACCTGCTCAACGAGTGCAAGAAGCCCGCCAACCGCAACACCTCCCTCTGCAAGGGGCTCAACCAGCTCCCCGGACTGCCCAACCTCACCGGCACGACCGGCGGGATCCTGCCCTCCTCGGTCGCCTCCCAGCTCAACAGCGCGCTGCCGGGACTCGGCGACGCACTCACCTCGGGCCTCGGTCTGCTGCGGGCGGCGCCCGGCGCGACCTCGGACGGCAAGACGCTGACCGGCTCCTTCACGTATGACGAGCTGTCGTCGGCGTACGACCCGAGCCTGGTCCGGCTGCTCGTGCCCGGCCTCGCGGTGAAGGGAGCGGCGAAGTGA
- a CDS encoding MCE family protein: protein MITRRVKVQLLVFVILTLVGVAFAGGRYARLDRLVHDPGYTVVGHFLSSGGIYEGAEVDWRGVKVGEVDKMVLTDDGVDVYLDIDNRYDTISTDAVAAVANRSAVGEQYVDLQPASNAGPFLKDGSEIPKAQTRTPLPTEKLLGDAASTVGSVNQDSLATTINELGTAFAGTALDLQHIIDSSTAFIRTADANFDTTTALIRDSNTVLSSQVATSSAITSFAKNLSLFSDVLAGSDPDLRKLIANGAAGASLLKQFLDENNVDLTELLSESVTIGDIVYKRLPGLKQVLVLYPYVVEGGFTVVDNDIDGKWNAHFGLVLTTDTLCTNGYGGTKQRAPQEGSNKALNTNAHCADPATKSNPRGAQNLNRAAPLTGPVDSSTVIGSYDEATKKFTWGAPEGLGR, encoded by the coding sequence GTGATCACCCGACGCGTCAAGGTCCAGCTCCTGGTCTTCGTGATCCTCACCCTCGTGGGGGTGGCGTTCGCCGGCGGCAGGTACGCCCGCCTCGACCGGCTCGTCCACGACCCCGGCTACACGGTGGTCGGCCACTTCCTCTCCTCGGGCGGCATCTACGAGGGCGCCGAGGTCGACTGGCGCGGCGTCAAGGTGGGCGAGGTCGACAAGATGGTCCTCACCGACGACGGCGTGGACGTCTACCTCGACATCGACAACCGCTACGACACCATCTCGACCGACGCGGTGGCCGCGGTCGCCAACCGGTCGGCCGTCGGCGAGCAGTACGTCGACCTCCAGCCGGCCAGCAACGCCGGCCCCTTCCTCAAGGACGGCTCGGAGATCCCCAAGGCGCAGACCCGGACCCCGCTGCCGACCGAGAAGCTCCTCGGCGACGCGGCCTCGACCGTGGGCTCGGTCAACCAGGACTCGCTCGCCACGACCATCAACGAGCTCGGGACGGCCTTCGCCGGCACGGCCCTGGACCTGCAGCACATCATCGACTCGAGCACGGCGTTCATCCGGACCGCCGACGCCAACTTCGACACCACGACGGCCCTGATCCGCGACTCCAACACGGTCCTGTCGAGCCAGGTCGCGACGAGCAGCGCGATCACCAGCTTCGCCAAGAACCTCTCGCTCTTCTCCGACGTCCTCGCCGGCAGCGACCCCGACCTGCGGAAGCTGATCGCCAACGGCGCCGCCGGAGCGTCCCTGCTCAAGCAGTTCCTCGACGAGAACAACGTCGACCTCACCGAACTGCTCTCCGAGTCGGTGACGATCGGCGACATCGTCTACAAGCGCCTTCCGGGCCTCAAGCAGGTCCTCGTCCTCTACCCGTACGTCGTCGAGGGCGGCTTCACCGTCGTGGACAACGACATCGACGGCAAGTGGAACGCCCACTTCGGCCTCGTGCTCACGACGGACACGCTCTGCACCAACGGCTACGGCGGCACGAAGCAGCGGGCGCCCCAGGAGGGCTCCAACAAGGCGCTCAACACCAACGCCCACTGCGCCGATCCCGCCACCAAGTCCAACCCGCGCGGCGCGCAGAACCTCAACCGGGCCGCGCCGCTCACCGGACCGGTAGATTCCTCGACCGTGATCGGTTCCTACGACGAGGCGACGAAGAAGTTCACCTGGGGAGCGCCGGAGGGCCTCGGTCGGTGA
- the rpoB gene encoding DNA-directed RNA polymerase subunit beta codes for MAARSSSADSTTRRLSFAKITEPLEVPQLLALQTDSFDWLIGNEIHAERIAARRAAGEDVSDKSGLQEIFEEISPIEDFSETMSLSFENPVFYDPKYTVEECKEKDFTYSAPLYVSAEFTNNDTGEIKGQTVFMGDFPLMTDKGTFIINGTERVVVSQLVRSPGVYFERTADKTSDKDIFTAKLIPSRGAWLEFEIDKRDLVGVRLDRKRKQNVTVLLKALGWTNEQIREEFGEYESMMLTLEKDNTTGQDDALLDIYRKLRPGEPPTREAAQTLLNNYYFNPKRYDTAKVGRYKVNKKLGLLEAFDQQTLTVDDIVAAIKYIVALHDGRTQLETPQGLIDIAPDDIDHFGNRRMRTVGELIQNQLRTGLARMERVVRERMTTQDVEAITPQSLINIRPVVAALKEFFGTSQLSQFMDQNNPLAGLTHKRRLSALGPGGLSRDRAGMEVRDVHPSHYGRMCPIETPEGPNIGLIGSLASFGRINPFGFVETPYRKVVDGVVTDQIDYLTADDESKTVIAQANAVLDNNGKFVDERVLVRLADGEVSEVPAAEVDYMDVSPRQMVSVATALIPFLEHDDANRALMGANMQRQAVPLVRSEAPLVGTGIEYRAAVDAGDVVVAKKAGVVKDVSADVIETMNDDGTYTTYKLAKFTRSNQGTCVNQIPLVTEGDRVEVGSPIADGPATEGAEMALGQNLLVAFMPWQGHNYEDAIILSQRLVQQDYLTSIHIEEHEVDARDTKLGPEEITRDIPNVSEEMLADLDERGIIRIGAEVTTGDILVGKVTPKGETELTPEERLLRAIFGEKAREVRDTSMKVPHGEEGTVIGVRVFDREEGDELPPGVNQLVRVYVAQKRKISVGDKLAGRHGNKGVIAKILPVEDMPFMEDGTPVDVILNPLGVPRRMNIGQVLELHLGWLAKQGWDLDLMDDKKSKTEDWAQRLMSIHADKAEPNTKVATPVFDGALEDEITGLLSATIPNRDGFRVVKEDGKARLFDGRSGEPFPEPVSVGYMYILKLHHLVDDKIHARSTGPYSMITQQPLGGKAQFGGQRFGEMEVWAMEAYGAAYALQELLTIKSDDVPGRVKVYEAIVKGENIPDSGIPESFKVLVKEMQSLCLNVEVLSQDGSAIELKDAEEDVFRAAEELGIDLSRREPSSVEEV; via the coding sequence TTGGCCGCGCGCAGCTCCTCTGCTGATTCCACTACCCGTCGCCTTTCTTTCGCAAAGATCACCGAGCCGCTGGAGGTCCCGCAGCTTCTTGCGCTGCAGACCGACAGCTTCGATTGGTTGATCGGCAACGAGATCCACGCCGAGCGCATCGCGGCCCGCCGCGCTGCGGGCGAGGATGTGTCCGACAAGTCGGGCCTCCAGGAGATCTTCGAGGAGATCTCTCCCATCGAGGACTTCTCCGAGACCATGTCGCTCTCGTTCGAGAACCCCGTCTTCTACGACCCCAAGTACACGGTCGAGGAGTGCAAGGAGAAGGACTTCACCTACTCCGCGCCGCTCTACGTCTCGGCCGAGTTCACCAACAACGACACCGGTGAGATCAAGGGCCAGACGGTCTTCATGGGCGACTTCCCGCTCATGACCGACAAGGGCACCTTCATCATCAACGGCACCGAGCGTGTCGTCGTCTCGCAGCTCGTCCGCTCCCCGGGCGTCTACTTCGAGCGCACCGCCGACAAGACGTCGGACAAGGACATCTTCACCGCGAAGCTCATCCCGAGCCGTGGTGCCTGGCTCGAGTTCGAGATCGACAAGCGCGACCTCGTCGGCGTCCGCCTCGACCGCAAGCGCAAGCAGAACGTCACCGTGCTGCTCAAGGCGCTCGGCTGGACCAACGAGCAGATCCGCGAGGAGTTCGGCGAGTACGAGTCGATGATGTTGACCCTCGAGAAGGACAACACCACCGGCCAGGACGACGCCCTGCTCGACATCTACCGCAAGCTCCGTCCGGGCGAGCCGCCCACGCGTGAGGCTGCCCAGACGCTGCTCAACAACTACTACTTCAACCCCAAGCGCTACGACACCGCCAAGGTCGGCCGCTACAAGGTGAACAAGAAGTTGGGCCTGCTCGAGGCGTTCGACCAGCAGACGCTGACCGTCGACGACATCGTCGCTGCGATCAAGTACATCGTCGCGCTGCACGACGGCCGCACCCAGCTCGAGACGCCGCAGGGCCTCATCGACATCGCGCCCGACGACATCGACCACTTCGGCAACCGTCGTATGCGCACCGTCGGCGAGCTCATCCAGAACCAGCTCCGCACGGGTCTGGCCCGTATGGAGCGCGTGGTCCGCGAGCGCATGACGACCCAGGACGTCGAGGCCATCACGCCGCAGTCCCTGATCAACATCCGCCCGGTCGTCGCGGCGCTGAAGGAGTTCTTCGGAACCTCGCAGCTCTCGCAGTTCATGGACCAGAACAACCCGCTCGCGGGTCTGACCCACAAGCGCCGCCTCTCCGCGCTCGGCCCGGGTGGTCTCTCCCGCGACCGCGCCGGCATGGAGGTCCGTGACGTCCACCCGTCGCACTACGGCCGCATGTGCCCGATCGAGACGCCGGAAGGCCCGAACATCGGCCTCATCGGCTCGCTCGCGAGCTTCGGTCGGATCAACCCGTTCGGCTTCGTCGAGACGCCCTACCGCAAGGTCGTCGACGGCGTCGTGACGGACCAGATCGACTACCTCACGGCCGACGACGAGTCGAAGACCGTCATCGCCCAGGCGAACGCGGTCCTCGACAACAACGGCAAGTTCGTCGACGAGCGCGTCCTCGTGCGCCTCGCCGACGGCGAGGTCTCCGAGGTCCCGGCCGCCGAGGTCGACTACATGGACGTCTCGCCGCGGCAGATGGTGTCGGTCGCGACCGCGCTCATCCCGTTCCTCGAGCACGACGACGCCAACCGTGCCCTCATGGGCGCGAACATGCAGCGTCAGGCCGTTCCGCTCGTCCGCAGCGAGGCCCCGCTCGTCGGCACCGGCATCGAGTACCGCGCCGCGGTCGACGCCGGTGACGTCGTCGTCGCGAAGAAGGCCGGCGTCGTCAAGGACGTCTCGGCCGACGTGATCGAGACCATGAACGACGACGGCACGTACACGACGTACAAGCTGGCCAAGTTCACGCGCTCGAACCAGGGCACCTGCGTCAACCAGATCCCGCTCGTCACCGAGGGTGACCGCGTCGAGGTCGGCTCGCCGATCGCCGACGGCCCGGCCACCGAGGGCGCCGAGATGGCGCTCGGCCAGAACCTGCTCGTGGCGTTCATGCCGTGGCAGGGTCACAACTACGAGGACGCGATCATCCTGTCGCAGCGTCTCGTGCAGCAGGACTACCTCACCTCGATCCACATCGAGGAGCACGAGGTCGACGCCCGCGACACGAAGCTCGGCCCGGAGGAGATCACCCGGGACATCCCGAACGTCTCCGAGGAGATGCTGGCCGACCTCGACGAGCGCGGCATCATCCGCATCGGTGCCGAGGTCACGACCGGTGACATCCTCGTCGGCAAGGTCACGCCCAAGGGCGAGACCGAGCTGACCCCGGAGGAGCGCCTGCTCCGCGCGATCTTCGGTGAGAAGGCACGCGAGGTCCGCGACACGTCCATGAAGGTCCCGCACGGCGAGGAGGGCACCGTCATCGGTGTCCGCGTCTTCGACCGCGAGGAGGGCGACGAGCTGCCCCCGGGCGTCAACCAGCTCGTCCGCGTATACGTCGCCCAGAAGCGCAAGATCTCCGTCGGTGACAAGCTCGCCGGCCGTCACGGCAACAAGGGTGTCATCGCCAAGATCCTGCCCGTGGAGGACATGCCCTTCATGGAGGACGGAACCCCGGTCGACGTCATCCTCAACCCGCTCGGTGTTCCGCGTCGTATGAACATCGGTCAGGTCCTCGAGCTCCACCTCGGCTGGCTTGCCAAGCAGGGCTGGGACCTCGACCTGATGGACGACAAGAAGTCCAAGACCGAGGACTGGGCCCAGCGCCTGATGTCGATCCACGCCGACAAGGCCGAGCCGAACACGAAGGTCGCCACGCCGGTCTTCGACGGTGCGCTCGAGGACGAGATCACGGGTCTGCTCAGCGCCACCATCCCGAACCGCGACGGCTTCCGTGTCGTCAAGGAGGACGGCAAGGCCCGGCTCTTCGACGGTCGCTCCGGCGAGCCGTTCCCCGAGCCGGTGTCGGTGGGCTACATGTACATCCTCAAGCTTCACCACCTGGTCGACGACAAGATCCACGCCCGCTCGACCGGCCCGTACTCGATGATCACCCAGCAGCCGCTCGGCGGTAAGGCCCAGTTCGGTGGCCAGCGCTTCGGTGAGATGGAGGTCTGGGCAATGGAGGCGTACGGCGCCGCCTACGCCCTCCAGGAGCTCCTCACCATCAAGTCCGACGACGTGCCCGGTCGCGTCAAGGTCTACGAGGCGATCGTCAAGGGTGAGAACATCCCCGACTCCGGCATCCCGGAGTCCTTCAAGGTCCTCGTCAAGGAGATGCAGTCGCTCTGCCTCAACGTCGAGGTCCTTTCCCAGGACGGCAGCGCCATCGAGCTCAAGGATGCGGAGGAGGACGTGTTCCGCGCCGCTGAGGAGCTGGGCATCGACCTTTCCCGTCGTGAGCCGTCGTCCGTCGAAGAAGTCTGA
- a CDS encoding DNA-directed RNA polymerase subunit beta', whose protein sequence is MLDVNFFDQLRIGLATADEIRAWSHGEVKKPETINYRTLKPERDGLFCEKIFGPTRDWECYCGKYKRVRFKGIICERCGVEVTRSKVRRERMGHIELAAPVTHIWYFKGVPSRLGYLLDLAPKDLEKVIYFAAYMITSVDEEARHRDLSSLENKVGLERDRLTKRMDTALNDRQKKLEEDLAALEAEGAKADQKRKVRDGAERELASIRKRSEAELARLEEVWDTFKSLKVQDLMGDELLYREMKNWFGKYFEGHMGATAIQKRLQDFDIDGEVESLRETIATGKGQRKVRALKRLKVVDAFRKTGNQPIGMVLDAVPVIPPDLRPMVQLDGGRFATSDLNDLYRRVINRNNRLKRLLDLGAPEIIVNNEKRMLQEAVDSLFDNGRRGRPVTGPGNRPLKSLSDMLKGKQGRFRQNLLGKRVDYSGRSVIVSGPQLKLHQCGLPKQMALELFKPFVMKRLVDLSHAQNIKSAKRMVERARPVVWDVLEEVITEHPVLLNRAPTLHRLGIQAFEPQLIEGKAIQLHPLVCGAFNADFDGDQMAVHLPLSAEAQAEARVLMLSTNNILKPSDGRPVTMPSQDMIIGLFFLTTDRDEQPGEGRAFASPAEAIMAFDRGEISLQSVVKIRLDDIVPPEGWEAPEGWTEGDAVILETTLGRTIFNDTLPADFPYVNEEVGKKRLGAIVNALAERYPKVVVAASLDALKDNGFHWATRSGVTVSIDDVTTPSNKIEILKDYEDKATKIQKQFERGLVTDEERRQELVEIWTEAAKEVGDAMEKAFDKKNPIYMQVTSGASGNFNQIRQVGAMRGLVANPKGEIIPRPIKANFREGLSVLEYFISTHGARKGLADTALRTADSGYLTRRLVDVSQDVIIREEDCGTERGFMVSIVDDDVETTAYARTAAEEIVGPDGTVLAAAGEDLGDVKIAELAAAGVEEVKIRSVLTCEAATGTCAKCYGRSLATGKLVDIGEAVGIIAAQSIGEPGTQLTMRTFHTGGVASASDITQGLPRVVELFEARTPKGVAPISEAAGRVTIEETDKARKVLVTPDDGSEVVEYVVSRRSRLNVADGDHVEVGRTLTVGTPDPKEVLRILGVRSTQKHLVDEVQGVYKSQGVAIHAKHIEIIVRQMLRRITVLESGETNLLPSDLVDRALYESENRRVVSEGGKPASGRPELMGITKASLATESWLSAASFQETTRVLTDAAINGRSDSLRGLKENVIIGKLIPAGTGLERYRSIRVEPTEEARAAAYSVTGYDSYDYDFGNGSGQPVALDDFDFGSYQN, encoded by the coding sequence GTGTTGGACGTTAACTTCTTCGACCAGCTTCGGATCGGCCTGGCCACCGCGGACGAGATCCGCGCGTGGAGCCACGGTGAGGTCAAGAAGCCGGAGACCATCAACTACCGCACGCTCAAGCCCGAGCGTGACGGCCTCTTCTGCGAGAAGATCTTCGGTCCCACCCGGGACTGGGAGTGCTACTGCGGCAAGTACAAGCGCGTGCGCTTCAAGGGCATCATCTGCGAGCGCTGTGGCGTCGAGGTCACCCGCTCGAAGGTGCGTCGTGAGCGCATGGGCCACATCGAGCTCGCTGCTCCCGTGACCCACATCTGGTACTTCAAGGGCGTTCCGTCGCGGCTGGGCTACCTGCTCGACCTCGCCCCGAAGGACCTCGAGAAGGTCATCTACTTCGCGGCGTACATGATCACCTCCGTCGACGAGGAGGCCCGTCACCGCGACCTGTCCTCCCTCGAGAACAAGGTGGGCCTCGAGCGTGACCGCCTCACCAAGCGGATGGACACGGCGCTCAACGACCGCCAGAAGAAGCTCGAGGAGGACCTCGCGGCTCTGGAGGCCGAGGGTGCCAAGGCCGACCAGAAGCGCAAGGTGCGTGACGGTGCCGAGCGTGAGCTCGCCTCGATCCGCAAGCGCTCCGAGGCCGAGCTCGCCCGCCTCGAGGAGGTCTGGGACACGTTCAAGAGCCTCAAGGTCCAGGACCTCATGGGTGACGAGCTCCTCTACCGCGAGATGAAGAACTGGTTCGGCAAGTACTTCGAGGGCCACATGGGCGCCACGGCGATCCAGAAGCGCCTCCAGGACTTCGACATCGACGGGGAGGTGGAGTCGCTCCGCGAGACCATCGCTACCGGCAAGGGCCAGCGCAAGGTCCGTGCCCTCAAGCGCCTCAAGGTCGTCGACGCCTTCCGCAAGACCGGCAACCAGCCGATCGGCATGGTCCTGGACGCCGTCCCGGTCATCCCGCCGGACCTGCGCCCGATGGTGCAGCTCGACGGTGGCCGCTTCGCGACCTCCGATCTGAACGACCTCTACCGTCGTGTGATCAACCGCAACAACCGACTCAAGCGACTGCTCGACCTCGGTGCTCCGGAGATCATCGTCAACAACGAGAAGCGCATGCTTCAGGAGGCAGTCGACTCGCTGTTCGACAACGGCCGTCGTGGTCGCCCGGTGACGGGCCCCGGCAACCGCCCGCTCAAGTCGCTCTCCGACATGCTCAAGGGCAAGCAGGGTCGCTTCCGTCAGAACCTCCTCGGCAAGCGTGTGGACTACTCGGGTCGTTCCGTCATCGTCTCGGGTCCGCAGCTGAAGCTGCACCAGTGCGGTCTGCCCAAGCAGATGGCCTTGGAGCTCTTCAAGCCGTTCGTGATGAAGCGCCTGGTCGACCTGTCGCACGCGCAGAACATCAAGTCCGCCAAGCGGATGGTCGAGCGCGCCCGCCCGGTCGTGTGGGACGTCCTCGAAGAGGTCATCACCGAGCACCCGGTCCTGCTCAACCGTGCGCCCACGCTCCACCGTCTGGGCATCCAGGCGTTCGAGCCTCAGCTCATCGAGGGTAAGGCCATCCAGCTCCACCCGCTCGTGTGTGGGGCCTTCAACGCCGACTTCGACGGTGACCAGATGGCTGTCCACCTGCCGCTGTCGGCCGAGGCCCAGGCTGAGGCCCGTGTCCTCATGCTCTCGACGAACAACATCCTCAAGCCGTCGGACGGTCGTCCGGTGACGATGCCGTCGCAGGACATGATCATCGGTCTCTTCTTCCTCACGACCGACCGCGACGAGCAGCCCGGTGAGGGTCGCGCCTTCGCGTCGCCCGCCGAGGCGATCATGGCCTTCGACCGTGGCGAGATCTCGCTGCAGTCGGTCGTCAAGATCCGGCTCGACGACATCGTGCCGCCGGAGGGCTGGGAGGCTCCTGAGGGCTGGACCGAGGGTGACGCCGTCATCCTCGAGACGACCCTGGGCCGCACCATCTTCAACGACACGCTGCCTGCGGACTTCCCGTACGTGAACGAGGAGGTCGGCAAGAAGCGCCTCGGTGCCATCGTCAACGCCCTCGCGGAGCGTTACCCGAAGGTCGTCGTCGCCGCGTCGCTCGACGCCCTCAAGGACAACGGCTTCCACTGGGCCACGCGGTCGGGTGTCACGGTCTCCATCGACGACGTCACGACGCCGTCGAACAAGATCGAGATCCTCAAGGACTACGAGGACAAGGCCACCAAGATCCAGAAGCAGTTCGAGCGTGGTCTCGTGACTGACGAGGAGCGCCGTCAGGAGCTCGTCGAGATCTGGACCGAGGCGGCCAAGGAGGTCGGTGACGCGATGGAGAAGGCCTTCGACAAGAAGAACCCGATCTACATGCAGGTCACCTCCGGCGCCTCCGGTAACTTCAACCAGATCCGCCAGGTCGGCGCCATGCGTGGTCTTGTGGCCAACCCGAAGGGCGAGATCATCCCGCGCCCGATCAAGGCCAACTTCCGCGAGGGCCTCTCCGTGCTCGAGTACTTCATCTCGACGCACGGTGCTCGTAAGGGTCTTGCCGACACCGCGCTCCGTACGGCCGACTCGGGTTACCTGACCCGTCGTCTGGTCGACGTGTCGCAGGACGTCATCATCCGCGAGGAGGACTGCGGCACCGAGCGTGGCTTCATGGTCTCGATCGTGGACGACGACGTCGAGACGACGGCGTACGCCCGCACCGCGGCCGAGGAGATCGTCGGCCCCGACGGCACCGTGCTCGCCGCCGCCGGCGAGGACCTGGGTGACGTCAAGATCGCTGAGCTCGCCGCCGCCGGCGTCGAGGAGGTCAAGATCCGCTCCGTCCTCACCTGTGAGGCCGCGACCGGTACCTGCGCCAAGTGCTACGGCCGTTCGCTCGCGACCGGCAAGCTCGTCGACATCGGTGAGGCGGTCGGCATCATCGCCGCCCAGTCCATCGGTGAGCCGGGCACACAGCTCACGATGCGTACCTTCCACACCGGTGGTGTGGCGTCGGCCTCCGACATCACGCAGGGTCTGCCGCGTGTCGTCGAGCTCTTCGAGGCCCGTACCCCCAAGGGTGTCGCCCCGATCAGCGAGGCCGCCGGCCGCGTGACGATCGAGGAGACCGACAAGGCCCGCAAGGTCCTGGTCACCCCGGACGACGGCTCCGAGGTCGTCGAGTACGTCGTCTCGCGTCGTTCGCGCCTCAACGTCGCCGACGGTGACCACGTCGAGGTCGGTCGCACCCTGACGGTCGGTACCCCCGACCCGAAGGAGGTCCTCCGCATCCTCGGTGTCCGCTCCACGCAGAAGCACCTCGTGGACGAGGTCCAGGGCGTCTACAAGAGCCAGGGTGTGGCGATCCACGCCAAGCACATCGAGATCATCGTCCGGCAGATGCTGCGCCGGATCACGGTGCTCGAGTCCGGCGAGACCAACCTGCTCCCGTCCGACCTGGTCGACCGCGCTCTCTACGAGTCGGAGAACCGTCGGGTCGTCTCCGAGGGCGGCAAGCCGGCCTCGGGTCGTCCGGAGCTGATGGGCATCACGAAGGCGTCGCTCGCGACGGAGTCGTGGCTGTCGGCGGCCTCCTTCCAGGAGACCACCCGCGTCCTCACCGACGCTGCCATCAACGGTCGTTCCGACAGCCTGCGCGGCCTGAAGGAGAACGTCATCATCGGTAAGCTCATCCCGGCCGGTACCGGCCTGGAGCGCTACCGGAGCATCCGGGTCGAGCCGACCGAGGAGGCCCGCGCGGCCGCCTACTCGGTGACCGGATATGACAGCTACGACTACGACTTCGGCAACGGGTCGGGTCAGCCGGTGGCGCTCGACGACTTCGACTTCGGTTCCTACCAGAACTGA